The window GCCATCAGGGAGGCCATTATATAAGTTCCCGCCCCCTGTTGTGACAACAGACCAATCGCCCCATCCTTGTACATGAACCATTGTTCCATAATTAGAAAAATTGCATCTATTACGGCCTATTGCGGTTCCCGCACCGACCATAATCACGCCATTGTCACCCCAACTTCGATACTCGGCAAACTGCTCGCTATCTAAATCCCAGTTACCATTACCTGCTGTCGCGACAATAATGATACCCGCATCGGTCGCCACTTTAATCATATCCCAAACGGCTTTATTATAATCCGCAGGTTCTCCATGATATTCCTGCATTTCGAATAAAAAAACATCCCCCGCCCTTAATTGTTCTAATCCAATCGCGATGCAGGTTGGGCGAGCGCCATCACCATTAATGTATTCAGTAACACCATATAGAACATCGGCATCATGGACCATACCTGTAACACCAAAACCATTATCTTTTGCATACAATACTCCCGCAACACCCGTTCCATGATAATCATGCTCATGTCTTGTCAGTGGGATTAATTGAATAAAACTCTCTCTTTTTAAATCAATATGGTCAAAATTAAAACCCCACTCTATATCTGCAATTCTAATACCTTGACCTGCAATACCGAGAGACCATGCATATTCCATATCGATACCGCTATAATTACCCATAAATCCATTTTTGTAAGTTTGGCGATAGGTAAAATCAGGCGTATCATATGAAGAGGTTTGTAATGATACTGTTGGAGGCGGTACTTCTGATATTTTCTGAACATATTCAAAATAAGGAAGCAATGATAGCTTTTTGATTATTTTATTCAATTGTTCATCAGTAACCTCTTTTT of the Providencia stuartii genome contains:
- a CDS encoding S8 family serine peptidase, producing the protein MKKTVRLIVKIKLKHILIDNVLRFRVKEDMINDYQLKNYHFIPAMPDSFVMKLSNNNNKLNTENLLGIYYVDLKKEVTDEQLNKIIKKLSLLPYFEYVQKISEVPPPTVSLQTSSYDTPDFTYRQTYKNGFMGNYSGIDMEYAWSLGIAGQGIRIADIEWGFNFDHIDLKRESFIQLIPLTRHEHDYHGTGVAGVLYAKDNGFGVTGMVHDADVLYGVTEYINGDGARPTCIAIGLEQLRAGDVFLFEMQEYHGEPADYNKAVWDMIKVATDAGIIIVATAGNGNWDLDSEQFAEYRSWGDNGVIMVGAGTAIGRNRCNFSNYGTMVHVQGWGDWSVVTTGGGNLYNGLPDGDNDYTNTFSGTSAAGPIVTSAVVAIQSWYKRETNNVLYPEEMRNLLIETGLAQGNEVHGHIGPLPNIRNAIEKLEKSITYFNVINNENIYANEINSYLNNYQVVIINFGNGNWSNTTYIPAVSGFNMGKRIYINNYATLDAEVYFNFSSTPVVLETNESISLVSDGEEWNVR